The Brassica napus cultivar Da-Ae chromosome C7, Da-Ae, whole genome shotgun sequence genome has a segment encoding these proteins:
- the LOC106407798 gene encoding uncharacterized protein LOC106407798, with translation MLYLLPRCEIRQAPASSEGFANVSCFENLVGSPTFVDIRNERLSCVEIGHEVVAGDEEAYARNKRCRLGVIDHALFHRKSPLTMFWQCLISRSKLMCKLIGDTMNKNEEHIWKYVNGKRFLHRLEQVERGAGTSGKTEKIQVTKKHRRVKEETDSNDSEFWMLKSSSGSESEHESNEENCKGSHCDAKEYEELSERTKRMPIEIGPSMIITAAPL, from the exons ATGTTATATCTTCTTCCTCGATGTGAGATCCGGCAAGCTCCGGCGAGCTCAG AAGGGTTTGCTAATGTGAGTTGCTTTGAGAATCTGGTTGGCTCACCTACTTTCGTGGACATAAGAAACGAACGGCTCAGTTGCGTGGAGATTGGTCACGAAGTTGTAGCCGGAGACGAAGAAGCATACGCTCGTAACAAACGGTGTCGTCTGGGAGTCATCGATCACGCTCTATTTCATCGGAAATCTCCTCTCACCATGTTCTGGCAGTGCCTAATTTCTCG TTCGAAGCTCATGTGCAAGCTTATTGGGGATACTATGAACAAGAACGAGGAACATATCTGGAAATACGTAAATGGGAAGAGATTTCTACACAGATTAG AGCAAGTGGAAAGAGGAGCTGGAACAAGCGGAAAGACCGAGAAAATACAAGTAACCAAGAAACACAGACGCGTTAAGGAAGAAACTGACTCCAATGATTCAGAGTTTTGGATGCTTAAGTCAAGTTCTGGTTCAGAGTCAGAGCATGAGAGTAATGAAGAAAACTGCAAAG GTTCTCATTGTGATGCCAAAGAATATGAGGAGCTCTCAGAAAG AACAAAGAGGATGCCAATAGAAATTGGACCAAGTATGATCATTACGGCAGCGCCACTATGA